CTTTATTTAGATGATAAGGCTCCTGAAATTATTGAGGCATATGATGTATGTGGAAAGAAATTCATGAATAGATTAGTCTTGGGAttcaaaagaaagatgaaaatttcTTTCTCCAGTTTTAGCTGTTATCAACCTTAGTTGCACCTGCGGAGCTTTATGAAATAGTTGCTCTGGCTGTACTTTATTTCTACTGAACCAGGACCTGTAGAGGTAGGGCTTGGGGGGTTTTCTTTAAGCTCCATGGGTGATTCTGATACCTAACTGGTATTAAACTACTGCTCTGGTGGAGCTGAAAATGTAAAAGGGTCTTCATAAAGGGAGATAGTTGAAGTACATGGAGAATGTGGGTACTCTGGAACTCTGCAGAGAGGCTCAATGAATGAAAACTAAGAAAAGACTGTTGCATTGGATGATGTCTTTAGTACCCCTTCATAGTGCTTTTTAGAATATAAGATAGTTACAGAGCATAAGAGGGAAAGGGAGATAATTGGGTATGTATAGATACCCAATTATAGTACATAGTATATAGAGTATGtatagatatactatatatatgtagcaTATAGAGTATGTATAGATCTTTACTTTATGTAGTGTGACAATGAAAGGGTAAAGAATATAATCATTGCTAAAACAGATACAGCTAATGAAGTTTGTTCAAAGGTAGAAAGGTGGGAGAACAAATCACATAGGCCTGATTAGAAAGCAGAGGAGGAGGCCGGGCcaagtggctcacgccagtaatcccagcactttgggaggccaaggtgggcagattacgaggtcaggagttcaagaccagcctggccaacatggtgaaaccccgtctctactaaaaatgcaaaaaattagctgggcatggtggcgggcgcctgtagtcccagctactcgggaggctgaggcaggagaatggcgtgaacctgggaggcggagcttgcagtgagccgagatcgtgcggctgcactccagcccgggtgacagagcgagagtccgtccccccccctccaaaaaaaaaaaagcaggcgaGGCAACACCTTggataagaggaaaaaaaacagcagaaagatTGATAAGTATGGGAACAATGTACTGTACTATCAATAGAAAGCGCCAAGGGATAGAGTTCtattccatactttttttttttttttgagatggagtcttgccctgtcacccaggctggagtgtggtagtgcgatcttggcttgttgcaacctccgcctcccaggtcaagcgattctcatgtctcagcctccccagtagctgggattacaggtgtgcaccacctgtaattttcatatttttagtagagacgaggtttcaccatgttggtcaggctggtctcgaactcctgacctcaaatgatccacctgcctcagcctcactaatgttggaattacaggtgtgagtcacggtGCCCAACCTTATTTCATACTTAAGATCTTGTTTTAATCCATCTGATTCCTATTTATGAGAGTTTCTTGTCAGTCTTTCTCATCTAGTCCTGAAATTTTGGTATAATAATGGGTTCCTCCtccttttaatcttttctttttgcccTACAAGCTCACTTattcttttggaatattttccagtttcttcctttctcaagGAAGATCGTTAGCATCAGTCTTATCAGATTATCATACAAATTATAGtactcagcacagtgcctagcacagtgaaGGGTAGCTGTCACATTATTTAACACAAATAGCAAGTCATTGTGTATtggaattaattttaatgtacaGTTTTTCCCAATATGGTTTAATCTTCACCTAGTTGCAATTTTAGAAGGAAACCACACATAGGGCAgcaataatttgatttaaaaactaaaaactttaagccagccgtggtggctcacgcctgtaaccccagcactttgggaagttgaggcaggcagatcacctgaggtcagaagtttgagaccagcctggccaacatggtgaaaccctgtctgtactaaaaatacaaaaataggccgggcgtggtggctcacacctgtaatcccagcactttggggggctgaggcgggcggatcacaaggtcaggagatcaagactatcctggctaacatggtgaaaccctgtctctactaaaaatacaaaaaattagccaggcatggcggtgggcccctgtagtaccagctactcgggtgactgaggcaggagaatggcatgaacccgggaggcggaggttgcagtgagccgagatcacgcccctgcactccagcctgggcaacaaagcgagactccatctcaaaaaaaaaaatatatatatatatataactgggtgtggtggcaggcacctgtaatccccactactcgggaagctgaggcaggagaattctttgaacccaggaggtggaggttgcggtgagctgagatcacaccattgcactccagcctgggcgacagagtgagactgtgtctcaaaaaaaaaaaaaaaaaaggagtttgctTTATTGTTTCACCTAGCATTTCACCTTCTGGAAATTTACATCTTCAGAAAATAATCATGgatgtgtttaaaaatatatccgTGGTTCAATtgtgatattatttattattagaacTAACTGAAATGATTAAAGTTGGTTGGATCAAGTATGGCATATTAAAAAGTAATGCAGTAAAAGGATGTCAAAAACATGGGATAATATTTTCAcaatataggtgtgtgtgtgtttgagacgtgtgtgtgtgtgtgtgtgtgtgtgtgtgtgtgtgtgtgtgtgtttgagacagggtcttgctctgtcaccccagcatGGAGtacagtgtgatcttggctcactgtaacctctgcttcccaggctcaagtgatcctcctgcctcagcctccctattacctgggactacaggtgcacgccactgcacccggctaatttttgtattttttctagagatggggtgtcgccatgttgcctaggctggtctcgaactcctgggctcgagcaatccatccttctcggtctcccaaagtgctgggattataggcatgagccaccatgcccagcctgcagtaCAGGATTAACGTAGGGCTACAAAATAGTATGTAGAGTTGTATAGTTGCCGAAAGATTGACTCAGTTCACCTTCTACTATAAAATTGAGGCACTACTATAAAATTGAGAATTACTACGGGTGATAGTCATGAGttgcttaaaaatagttaaaaccaaaaatgttaacttttaaaatatatgtatacaagtaAAAGAAAGACTAGAAAGACAGAATGTTAGTGGTCATCTCTAGGTGGTAGGCTGATGggtgatgtttattttcttatttgtactttatgtgtttctaggaattctgcagtgaacatgtttattttttaatttacctcTGAATAGGTTCAGAGACACtcccaatttattttttacttttatttttattttttgagatgagtctcgctcttcgcccaggctggagtgcagtggcacgatctcggctcactgccagttccacctcccagttcacgccattctcctgcctcagcctcccgagtagctgggactacagacacccaccaccatgcccgctaagtttttgtatttttagtagagacggggtttcaccgtgttagccaggatggtctcgatctcctgaccttgtgatccacctgccttggccttccggagtgctgggattgcaggtgtgagccaccgcacctggcccctatttttttttttaactagaaaaaagtatttacttatttatttatatatttatttattttttaatctatttattttttggaggcagggtctcactctgttgcagcctagaactcctgggctcaagcaatcctctcaccccagcctcctgagtagctgggactacaggcatgtgctactacgcccaactaatttttagaggcaaggcctcactatgttgcccaggctggtcttaaaactcctgagctcaagggatcctcttcctcagcctcccaagtgctgggattacaggtgtgagccactgtgcccagcctaaaaaaagtatttaaataggTGAGATATATAATGGAAGACCAAAGTTGGTAATGTCACATGCCACAGATTAAAATGTGTCTATTGGCACTCACTGGCAACTTTTGCAAAAGCAATTTGAATGGAGTAGGGCTGAAAATGAAGCCAGATTGCAGTGTGCTGTCATAAGTAAATTGGAGATGAGATAGTGATTCCACTCCAGATCGGCACTGTTCAATAAAGATTGAgcacatatgaatatattttacttagcccaatatctaaaatatttcactatataatttatataaaatcatcAGTGAAATATTTTACCTTGAAATACCTTGATTCAGACTACTACCTAACTTCAAGTACTCAGTAGCGACATATGGTTAGTATCTACCGTCATGCACAGGTAAAGACTAGACAGACTGTCCTGCTTGTTGAGAAACTAATGACAAAATAGTATGGCTAGAGGCAGCATGTGAGAATCCTCTAGTTATTTACAGCCCGGTGTAGCCACAGAACCCTTCCCAGTGCAGCAGGTTGCCTTTtcaaaatgaagtattttatgtaatttaaaaaacataaataataaaataataaatgttcctAAGTTCCCCCTTCCTTGGGAAATAGAATATCCTGTGACCCCCCCAATTGAATTGTTAAAttgacattttcttctctttttgcccCCCTATAGGTTTTGGTAAGACTAGTCTGAATCGTAGAGGAAGAGTAATGCCTGGAAAGAGACGTCCTAATGGGGTTATCACTGGCCTTGCAGCTAGGAAAACAACTGGAATTCGAAAAGGAATTAGTCCTATGAATCGTCCACCTCTAAGTGACAAGGTAGGATGATGGCTTAATCCTGGATTAGATatccttttcctttatttgtaCTGACATTTCTGTGAATAAGCTTAAGAgagaattttatttgtttttatgtggTACTTTGGGActgatataaaaaatttaatatctaaataaaaatcaTTGCCATTCATAAAGAATACCTAAATTTCCACATTCTCAAATATaagtaagttttttgtttgtttgtttttgttttttatgtatagatagagtcttgctctgttacctaagctggagtgcagtgatgtgatgttggctcactgcaatgtccacctcccaggttcaagcagttctcctgcctcagcctcccgagtagctgggattacaggtgtgtgccaccactcccagctaattttcatgttggccaggctggtctcgaactcctgacctcaagtgatctgcccaccttggcctcccaaagtgctggtattacaggtgtgagccaccgtgcctggccgaaaattaagagttttttgtttgtttgtttgtttgtttttgttttttcgagacaaagtctcactctgtcgcccaggctggagtgcagtggtgcaatcttggctcactgcaacctccgcctcctggtttcaagcacttctctgcctcagcctccctagtagctgggactacaggtgtgtgccaccacgcctggctaatttttgtatttttagtagagacggggtttcaccatgctggccaggctggtctcgaactcctgacctcgtgatccatctgcctcagcctcctaaagtgtgggGATTAAAGGCgtaagccacggtgcctggccaaaTTAAGACTTTTTAATGTGATTTGGTCAATGGATATTTAGGAAGTACTTCTCATATACTTACTAGAAGAATCCAGATAAAGTATAAGATAAGGTGCATATTTGTCAAGAACTTTAGAGAAGTCTTTATGGACAATATGGATATCTGAATTAGGCTTTAATGATGGATTTAATTTATACatgtggaggaagaaaaagaggatgtttcatgtgcttttgttttttatgataCTTTTCGCCTCTAACCATATCTACTCCAGCGTCTTTGCTGTCATAAGTtccccagtttttcttttttttttggcatgcaTTTGTTTTGGaacttggctttttaaaatctattagtatcaaaaatcatgtttatataaattattccCTGATTTATATCTCTGGCTCTCTGATTCTTCTCTTGAGTTCCAGAGCTGCAATTCCCCATCACCTGTGGGTCCCCTGAGCAcctcacatattttaaatatctctggCTCTCTGATTCTTCTCTTGAGTTCCAGAGCCACGATTCTCCATCACCTGTGGGTCCCCCGAGTAcctcacatattttaaatataatgtggGGTTTTCATCTTTTCAGTCATGTAGACTGTACAGTTTCAAGttgtttctctgtctcccttATCTACACATTCAAGCAGTTGTCAATCCTTGTTGATTCTGCATCAGAAATGTTTATTGTATAGAGTATATAGAAAAATGCAATTTGATTAACATAGTTTCTTGCCTTCTGATAGAATATAGAACAATATTTTCCAGTGTTAAAAAGGAAGGCAAATCTTCTGAGACAAAATGAAGGGCAGAGGAAACCAGTAGCAGTTCTCAAGAGACCTAACCAGCTAAGCAGAAAGTAAGTGCTCAAATATAATGATGTGttattttgcattaaaaacaCTTCCTGCATTAAGTGGTGTGAAGAATGGATTTGCAGTGATTTTTTTAGTTATCTGGTCATTTTCAAGACAGATATTTGGGATGTCTATCTGAACATCCACATGGATGTATCCAGTAATAGCTTGTTTATTAGATGAATTCTTACTGATGAATTTAACCgatataagctttttaaaaaacatcactCTGCTTCTTTACCTCTTTGACATATGGAATAAAATTGCAAAAGCTGATCACTTCAGtagaactctctttttttttccccctgttgaGACAAGGCTTCTCGATctattgctgaggctggagtgcagtggcgccatcactgctcactggagcctcggcccgccctgggctcaagcgatcctcccacatcagcctcctgagtagctgggaccacagatacatgccaccatgccctgctaattttcttttttttttaaatagagacagggtctcaccatgttgtccaggctggtctcaattcctggcctcaagtgatcctcccacctcagcttcctaaagtgctgggattacgggcatgcacccctgtgcccagccctggtAGAACTCTTAACATCTCAGTGGGAATTATTCAAAATTGGGAATTCTGAAAGCTCAATTTATTACTCAGTCTGGATGGCTCTTACTAGAACACTGAATCACAATGTATGTTATTTGTGGAAAAATCAAACTAGAAAGGAAGAATTCTTCATGAACACTTGttaaactgaaattatttttatactaaattcaataataaaaaccaaaaattatggcctgtgagctgggtgcagtggcatgtgcctgtggtcccagctacttacgaggctgaggcaggaggatcacatgagcccaggattcagggccaacctgggcaacatagtgagacccccgtctctgaaaaagaaagaaaagaaaaattatgatcTGTTGTTATGGCATTCTGTTCTCTGTAAGGACAAAGTAGATGAAGTTGATGAGGTGTGAAGTTTCCTTATTCAGTTtctagtattatttatttatctttcgtGGAAGATAATTCAGCAAACAAAACCTGgaatgaggtttttaaaaaatgcagtggctgggcacagtggctcatgcctgtattcccagcactttggggggctaaagcaggcagatcacctgaggtcaggagttacatggcaaaaccccatctctactgaaaatgcaaaaattagcccgatgtggtggcgcatgccagcaatcccagcactttgggaggccgctgcgtgtggatcacctgaggccaggagttcgagaccagcctggccaacatggtgaaaccccatctctactaaaagtacaaaaattagctggacgtggtggtgcatgcctgtagttccagctatttgggaggctgaggcaggagaattgcttaaacctgggaggcggaggttgcagtgagtcaagatagtgccactgcactccagcctgggtgacagtgagactctgtctcaaaaaaataaaaataaaaaacaaaaaatggaatggCTGGAATTGCAGTTTTAACCATCATCTTTTGGGAATCACTTGATAATACCTTTTGTGAAAGGGGACCTTCTCAAATAAGAACCCATGATTTACATTAGACTTACATGTTAATTGGGTTAGCCAGGGCAATTTTGAACTTGAATCTCTGAAAGATTGGAGGTAAGACTAGGGAATCTGTTAAACACTTGTTTACATATTGTTTCATGTTTATCAGTACATCAGTTGAAGACATGGAATGTTAGAGGATTGAATATTTCATagataaatatgaaattttaatttttcatacttCACTAACTTCctatagaaaacaaaagaaattaggtgctgcaaaccaccatggcacatgtatagctaCGTAAGAAACTTCCACGTTCAGCACGTGTCTCAgaactttaagtaaaattaaaaaaaagaattggtgaAAGTCAAACATAATTAAGAGCATTGTTCTGTGCATGAAAGAACAAGAAATAGAAGAGTGTAAGTTTTTCTgtggtttattttttgagatgaagtctgtgtcgctgggctggagtgcagtggcgtgatctcggcccacagcaacctctgcttccctgattcaagcaattctcatgcttcagcctcctgagtagctgggactacaggcacgtgccaccaaggctggctaatttttgtgtttttagtagagacggggtttcaccatgttgcccaggctggtctcaaactcctgacctctagtgatccactcacctcaacctcccgaagtgctgggattacaggtgtgagccataacGCCTGGTCTCTATGGTTTATGTTAATACATAACGGTTTCTgagtgaggaaggaagagaaagctggaggaggagatgttatttttcaaacctttctctttatttttggtcTTCAGTTTATTTTAGGTCTTGAGTTTGGCctatgtgtagtttttctttgtacTAATCCTGTAAATTGTAAAGTTATGTTTTCACCAAATATAGGAAATAGCACTAAAAATGTGATTATTAATGTCTTCAGAAGATATATGGAATATTAGAGGATTGAATATTTGGAAGATAAAGTGGTTTGAAATTAACAGGTGGTTATGTGCTCTGCTTCGGAGGGAGGTATTTGTTAATCAAATCTCAGTAGCTTCATGTTAATAAGGAAATAATTCAGAGTTGTTTGTTTCTTGCACCTCATGTTTGCAGCCTATGAATGTaactatttttgcttatttttcctcAAGATGTTTGAAAGTAGTTAAATGGCTTAGCATGGCCTATGTGTTTTTGTTGCAGAAATAACATTCCAGCTAATTTTACCAGGAGtggaaataaattaaatcatCAGAAAGATACTCGTCAGGCAACTTTTCTTTTCAGAAGAGGCCTGAAGGTATTTAAAAACTTTGgcggtgtttttgtttgtttgtttgttttttcccaaagAGGATCCTGAGCAGCCACCTTTAGTAAGCCTCAGTCATAGGCAGCATTGGGTTCAGGACGTGAGGCACGTGGTAGTAGATTAGTTctttctgttgtatgttttttatttcccgTCTTTTCTTACCCTCAATGGCAATGTCTTATAAGAATTTAACTTGTTATTTGGGAATAAACCTGTATTTGCCACTTGTTCTCATATAGGAATTCCAACAGGGAAGTGTTGCCGGAATAGcacaggcccctcttctgcattCATGCACACGCCCCACTGGGTTATAAAGTTCTAGAGCAGGATTGCTCTTTGGATTCAAATCCTCTGCTTTCTGTGGGacctactgctttttttttcccttcaggttCAGGCCCAGTTGAATACAGAACAACTGCTAGACGATGTAGTAGCAAAGAGAACTCGTCAGtaagtttccatttgtttttcaaaatgttatttcaaaactCCCAGAATACTAACTACCCAAATTATCATGTACCTCAGTCCAGAAGAAATTAATTGAAacccaaaataaaattcaatctgaaagctgggcatagtggtgctacacacctgtaatcccagctagttgggagactgAAGCCAGAGAATTGATTGAGCCCTAGAGTTCAAGGCTGTGAAGTGCCATGATCTCACCTGTGTatcgccactgcacaccagcctgagcagcatagctcGATCACCAGTGCACACCAGCCTAAGCAGCATAGCTCGATGccagtgcacaccagcctgagcagcatagctcgatgccagtgcacaccagcctgagcagcatagctcGATGCaagtgcacaccagcctgagcagcatagctcgatgccagtgcacaccagcctgagcagcatagctcgatgccagtgcacaccagcctgagcagcatagctcGATCAccagtgcacaccagcctgagcagcatagctcAATCAccagtgcacaccagcctgagcagcatagctgatgccagtgcacaccagcctgagcagcatagctcgatgccagtgcacaccagcctgagcagcatagctcatgccagtgcacaccagcctgagcagcatagctcgatgccagtgcacaccagcctgagcagcacagCTTGATGccagtgcacaccagcctgagcaacacagcttGATGCCAGTGCACAaaagcctgagcagcatagctcGGGCTAtgaagactgtctccaaaaaatttttaaaaattgagcctAAAATAAATCCTGTTTTGTCCTTTGTTAATTTTCCCCAAAAACCTTTTGAGTTTTCATGTGTCGATATTGTAACAGTTTTAGTGCCAGGTagattacttcttttttattatttttattttttattggttattccattttaatgaaacagcttttttttttcttcttttttttgctaTAACTGCTTTCATACAAATGAACCTATTTAGGGaatgaatagaataaaattcAGTAGAGCTTTTGGAAAATTTGTCCAACTTTAAAAACAATAGTTTTCCTTttcatagtctttttttcttagccctataaaaaatcttttgaaaatctattttatcCTGTTATAATCATACCTCCTAAGTGTGAGTTGTAACATACTAATTCCATCAGTGTGATTAGGTTTTGAgattaaactatttaaaattatgactactttttggaaaacaaaatatatacagttgGCCGTCTGTGTCTCAGGGAAATTGGTTCCAGGCCCATTGAAGAGATTAAAATCCTCAGATACTCAAGTCCCTTACAGTTGGCCCTCTATATCCGTGGATTGTTTTCATTCTGCAGTTGCAATTGATTGAATACATGGATGTAGAACCTGTGGATACAGAGAGCTGGCTGCAAAACATGGTCAGGGTCCAGATATGGTGCCAACTATGGGGCATGATTTTTAGCAATTGGAGTGTTAGGAAACTGTGAAACTGATACAGGTAGTATTCTTTAGCACAGGGGTCATGACATTAGAAGCCTtggggaaagaaataataattgtagCCTTTTTGCTTCTGCAGTGAACAATATTTACATAATCGTGATCatataaatgttatttgtttTGAACTTTGAGAATCAACCTGTTAGACGAAGCACAAAATAGTTAATTTGAGAACAGAATATACTGTAAATGTCCGATTTTGACTAATGTGAATGTAAAGGAAGAGCTGACAGAAAGTGAGAGGTACAAAGGGTCAGAGGTGGAGGGAAGGAATAGAGGCACTATTATCCTTTCACACAAAGCTGGGGGTGGGGTCAAGAGATACTACTGAAAGAAACAGAGatttaagtattttaagttaCAAAGGCCCGGAAATAGTGATACAGCCATCAAAATGTTTCAAGGTAGGTAAGGAAACTGGAGGATAGTTTGACGAACTAAATCTTTATTCATcgtaggaagttttttttttttttttgagatggagtctcgctctgtcgcccagactggagcgcagtggtgcagtctcagttcactgcaacctccccctcccgagttcaagcagttctctgcctcagcctcctgagtagctgggattacagatacccaccaccacaccccacgctcggcttaattttgtattttgtatttttttttttttttagtggagatggggtttcactatcttggccaggctggtcttgaactcctgacctcatgatccacctgcctctgcttgccaaagtgctgggattacaggtgggagccaccgtgcctggctgcagCAAGGTTTTTTTTTACTATGTAAGCATCTTGTTTAGTGAATTGGAAGTAACCAGCAAGCAGTAAAAACAGAAAGGTTAAAAGTGCTGCCTCTGGAGAGTAGGAATGGAAAACAGGAGAATAGTGGGGTGAGGCACTGTTGCTTTTTATTAGAAGTTCTTTTgtactatttgattttttaaaatttatatatttattacactgaaaaatatttaataaattaattcagaTGCCCAGTTCTGCACCCAAGATGTTGATTCATTATATCATGGTGGGGTTCAGGTACTTATTTCTTACAAGCTAAGAAAAAGTAATggctatttttaatgtttatttttattttgaatatacatAGGGTTTATCAACTtacatttaatgaatttttttgattttttttgaaaccaGATGGCGAACTTCCACTACAAATGGAGGAATTTTGACTGTATCTATTGACAATCCTGGAGCAGTGCAATGCCCAGTGtaagttgtttctttctttttgcaaaaattaCAACCTCTCATTACATGAGATCATAAGAAAGTATTGGACTTCT
This window of the Nomascus leucogenys isolate Asia chromosome 11, Asia_NLE_v1, whole genome shotgun sequence genome carries:
- the FYTTD1 gene encoding UAP56-interacting factor isoform X2; the protein is MNRFGTRLVGATATSSPPPKARSNENLDKIDMSLDDIIKLNRKEGKKQNFPRLNRRLLQQSGAQQFRMRVRWGIQQNSGFGKTSLNRRGRVMPGKRRPNGVITGLAARKTTGIRKGISPMNRPPLSDKNIEQYFPVLKRKANLLRQNEGQRKPVAVLKRPNQLSRKNNIPANFTRSGNKLNHQKDTRQATFLFRRGLKVQAQLNTEQLLDDVVAKRTRQWRTSTTNGGILTVSIDNPGAVQCPVTQKPRLTRTAVPSFLTKREQSDIKKVPKGVPLQFDINSVGKQTSSPMLSRSDRDDVE
- the FYTTD1 gene encoding UAP56-interacting factor isoform X3: MRVRWGIQQNSGFGKTSLNRRGRVMPGKRRPNGVITGLAARKTTGIRKGISPMNRPPLSDKNIEQYFPVLKRKANLLRQNEGQRKPVAVLKRPNQLSRKNNIPANFTRSGNKLNHQKDTRQATFLFRRGLKVQAQLNTEQLLDDVVAKRTRQWRTSTTNGGILTVSIDNPGAVQCPVTQKPRLTRTAVPSFLTKREQSDIKKVPKGVPLQFDINSVGKQTGMTLNERFGILKEQRATLTYNKGGSRFVTVG
- the FYTTD1 gene encoding UAP56-interacting factor isoform X1 codes for the protein MNRFGTRLVGATATSSPPPKARSNENLDKIDMSLDDIIKLNRKEGKKQNFPRLNRRLLQQSGAQQFRMRVRWGIQQNSGFGKTSLNRRGRVMPGKRRPNGVITGLAARKTTGIRKGISPMNRPPLSDKNIEQYFPVLKRKANLLRQNEGQRKPVAVLKRPNQLSRKNNIPANFTRSGNKLNHQKDTRQATFLFRRGLKVQAQLNTEQLLDDVVAKRTRQWRTSTTNGGILTVSIDNPGAVQCPVTQKPRLTRTAVPSFLTKREQSDIKKVPKGVPLQFDINSVGKQTGMTLNERFGILKEQRATLTYNKGGSRFVTVG
- the FYTTD1 gene encoding UAP56-interacting factor isoform X4, with translation MPGKRRPNGVITGLAARKTTGIRKGISPMNRPPLSDKNIEQYFPVLKRKANLLRQNEGQRKPVAVLKRPNQLSRKNNIPANFTRSGNKLNHQKDTRQATFLFRRGLKVQAQLNTEQLLDDVVAKRTRQWRTSTTNGGILTVSIDNPGAVQCPVTQKPRLTRTAVPSFLTKREQSDIKKVPKGVPLQFDINSVGKQTGMTLNERFGILKEQRATLTYNKGGSRFVTVG